The Leptospira langatensis genomic sequence AGAGGGGAAAGAAGAAGAGCGGTTAAGAAATAATCTCCGTCCTGTTTTTCCTTCAGACTTTGGATCTGGAGCATCTTCTCTGAGATCTCCTTATTGCTTTCCAGGATCTTGAATCTACTAACAAAACTCACGAAGCGATATCTTTCCAGGATCACTGAGAAAACGAAGGTAAGCAGGTAGGCGATCCCTAGGTTTTGCATGGAATAGGATGCTTGTACTGTACTCAAATTGGGAGCATAGAATAGAGCGGAACCAATAAAGGCAATCAAGGAGAAAATTAATAAAATATAATATGATCTAAGGGGAAGCGGAACAAACACCATCGTAATGAGTGCGATCTGCAAACCCGAAACGTAATTCGGATCGTCCGCTATTCTTCCCGTAAAGAAGGAAGTACAGAGGACCAGGTAACCAAGGAATAGGTAAGCGAATTCCAATCCGTATTTACGAGTGGGGATCTTAAAGAAGGTATCTAGAAGGAACAGGCCAACGGAAACCAAACTTAGGATAGAGAATCCGATCCTAAAATAGAACAACTCCGGAAATTCAGGGTGTAATTTTTGGTCTGTGCCGAAAGCGAAACCCAACCAAACGAAAATACCCAGAATGGCACCTGGATATTGTAAGCTTCTTGCCTGTCTTTGAAGATCTTGGATGTATTCTTTTTGGAAGGAGGCTCTGTCCAGATCGGCTTGGAAAATACTCAGGAATAAATTCCATTTACTTCGCAAGCGATCGGTAAGGGAAGGTGCAAATGACATTTGTTAGATTGAACTCTGTTCGCTAAAATATTCCAAAAAGCGAAATCCGCAGAACGAGGTCTAAACGAAACTTATAATATACTAGTTTTAAGTAAACAATTTGTACATTTCTAATGTCTTGACCGACCATTGTCTTGGGGCGAGTCTGTGTATATCTATGTCCAAAATTTCTCCTAAAAATAACCAAACCTCAGCTCTTTCTTCTCAAGTATTCGATACCTTAGTGATAGGGGGAGGAATCACTGGTGCAACCACTCTTTGGGATTCAAGCTTAAGGGGATTGAAGGCCGTTCTAATTGAGAAGAATGATTTTGCTTCCGGCACGACACAAGCGACTTCTAAATTGATCCATGGAGGATTGCGCTATTTAAAGAATGCTGAATTTGGACTCGTGCGAGAATCCTTAAGAGAAAGAAGGATATTAGCAAAAATCAGTCCTAATGCCTTGAAGACCTTAGGATTTGTCATTCCTGTTTATTCTAGTGTGGAGAAATGGATCACCCATGTGGGACTTGGAATGTACGATCAGTTTTCTTACGATCGCAACAGAGAGATCAGCTCGGATTCTTGGATCCCAAAGTATAGATTCCTTTCCAAAGAAGAAACCATTTTAGAAGCCCCTTCCTTGCCTAGGGAAGGATTGAAAGGAGGATTTCTATATTACGATTATCAGAATATCAATCCGGAAAGACATACTTGCGAATTCATTTTTTCTGCGGAGAAGAAGGGCGGGCTCGCTCTGAATTATACAGAACTGATCGCTATTTCCAGACAAGGAGAGGTGTATCAGGCAATCGTAAAGGACAAGAGAAGTGGGAAATCCTATCCTCTCTTCGCAAAAACAATCGTGAATGCGGCGGGACCTTGGGCAGATTTCGTGGAGTCCCTAGCCGGAGTAGGAATGGATAAGGTGCTTGTACGTTCCAAAGGGATCCATATCGTCACAAGATCTCTCACGGTCTCCAAGACAATTGTCTTGAAGAAAAGGGACAAGACCCATATGTTTGTGATCCCTTGGAGAGGAAAAACCATTATCGGGACCACCGATACCGTTTTCTCGGATTCTCCCGATCATTTCAAGGTGACCAAATCGGATATACAAGGTCTATTAGAAGAAATTAATTATGCATACGGATATTCGGATCTGACTGAAGCGGATGTGGATTTCTATTACGGAGGAATGAGACCTCTTGTAGAAGATCCTGGCGAAAAATCGGACACGTACAATGCCTCCCGTAAAACGGAAATCCTGGATCATAAGGAGAAAGGACTTCCCGGATTCTTTACGGCATTGGGCGGGAAATACACAACGAGCAGACATTTAGCGGAGAAGATCACGGACAAACTTTGCGAGTTTCTGCCAGGCTCTTATCATTCTTGCGAAACGACTCAGGTGCCTTTGCTTACTGGGGAATTTTCGGATCATTCTTCCTTAGTGCAGTCCCTGGCAAAGAAATATCCTAAACTAGAGGGAAAGTATCTGGAAACACTTGCCTCCAGATACGGAAGCCTGGCATACGAGGTCTTAAAATTACATAAGCAAGGGGAGTCTTCCGCTACACTTTGTAACGGAGAAACGTTCAGTTTTTCGGAGATCCGTTACATTGCCTCTAAGGAGAAGATAGAGAAGGCCACCGACTTCTTCTTCCGTAGATCGGGAGTAGGGGTACCTGGAATTCCTTCGGCGGAGAATCTACAAGCTATTATGGACGAATTAGGCAAGACATTGGGTTGGAATCCGGGCAGAAAGAAAGTAGAAACTGCGGAAGTGGTCGCCCGATATAAATTCTAATTCGGGATGATCCTTAAAAGCATATGGGATCCTTTGGCCTGGATATATATTCCGTTTACTTAATATTCGGGGCCCTGTTTGCAGGGATCTGGGCAGCAGGCATTCTGTTGAGCTCCGCAAGCCTAGGAGAGAGGATACGATTCTCCTTTATTTTGATCGCTTCCTCCCTTTGGCTCCTTTCGGGGGCAGCCTTTATTTCCGGTTGGATCTTTAGGCTTCCTTTTGCGTTCGGGATCCATCTTCCTTTTGTATTTGGGATCGCTCCCGTTCTGGTACTGCACTTTCAGATCACATTGCTGAAAGAAAACGTAAGCTTACTCGAGATATTGCCTCATTTTATTCCTTCTATCTTCTGTTTTCTATTGCTGATCCCGTATTGGACAAGCGGAGAAGAATTCCAGATCCGTATTTTGGAATCATTCGGAAGATCCGGGGAACCGTATCCGTTGATCCTAGCGTTTTTGCAGATCGGTCCGAAGATCTCCCTCTTAGTGTATCTGATCCCTCTTCTGTTTACCTATAAAATGTATTTTTACAAGAGAAAGCAAGACGAGGGTGAGGAGAATGCTAGACGGCTCTTTCTTCTTTTCTTAGGGTTAGTAAGTATTCTCATTTTTGCGGGCCTACTCGGATTTCTACTCAGGAGCACTGAACTCATTCGAGGAAGCATGTATGGCCTTCCTCTTTTGATCGTCTTCGCATTTTTGGTTTCCCAAAGAGAACCGACGAGCCTCGGGATCATTGGAAAAAGCTTACGAGAGGTCCGTTATAAGAGATCTAGACTAGTCGGTACAGACGAACGCACGTTAAGAGATCGTTTAGAAGCTTTGATGAGGGAAGAGAAAATATATGCCGACGAGGACCTGACCTTAGGTCAGCTGGCCCGGGAATTGGAACTCACCAATCATCAACTTTCGGAATTCTTAAACAACCGTTTATCCATGAAATTCTCGGATTATATCAATTCTTGGAGGATCAAGGAAGCCAAAACGCTATTACTGGAAGAGACGGAAAGATCCATATTATCTATTTCCGAATCCGTCGGGTTCAATTCCAAATCTGCGTTCAACGAGGCGTTCAAAAAGTTTACGGATCATACTCCTTCGGACTACAGAAAGAACGCCAAACGTACGTAATATATAAGGTCCCAAATCCTAAACTACTACGTCCTGAGTTATATCTCCGGACGACAATCCGACAATTCGGCGTTACACTCGCTTGTGAAAACATCTGGAGCAAATGATGAGAACACTCGCCGATCTATTCCAAGGTACAAAAGAAAAATACGGGAATTCTCCGGCCTTCTTCGCAAGGGACGAAGCGGGAGAATTCCGAAAGACCACCTTTTCCGAGTTATATGAGCTTGGTTTACAACTAGGAACAGCGTTAACGGAACTGAACTTTCCTGCCGGAGCGAGAGCTGTCATACTCGGCGATAATCGTCTGGAATGGATCATTGCGGATTATGCGGTCGTACTTTCCGGAGGAGTAGACGTCCCTAGAGGAAGCGACGTGACGGACGCAGATCTGAGCCATATTATTCCTCACAGCGGATCGGAGATCGTATTCGTTGAGAACGATCTAGTCCTAAAGAAACTCTACAATAATAAGGATATATTGAAAAAAGTACATTCTATTATCCTGATGGATCCTAAGTCGAAAGGCACAGGATCCGAATATCATCTCTGGGAGCTAGTCGAAAAAGGAAAGAGATCCAGGGATAATGGGAATCGGGACATGGAGTCCAGGATCTCGCAGATCGCAGAAGAAGATCTATTCACCTTAATCTATACTTCCGGGACTACAGGAAAACCTAAAGGAGTTCCTCTTTCCCATAAGAATATCATGTCCCAGATCAATCGGGTGCCTTTACGGCTTTCTCCCGGTGAAAAGGTTCTGTCCATTCTTCCGATCTGGCATATTTTCGAAAGACAGTTCGAGATGCTTTGCATTTCGGTAGGAGCGGCGACGTATTATTCTTCCGTTCGGACTTTAAAAGAGGATATGAGGAATGTGAAGCCCACATTCATGGCCTCGGCGCCTAGGCTTTGGGAAAGCATTTATCAAGGGATCATTGCCATTGTTGCAAAATCTAGTCCCGTCAAGAGAACTCTTTTTAGGGCTGCGATCTTCTTTTCAAATACGGTCCATTCTGCAAAGCGTTGGCTGAGTTTCCAAGAACTAGATATGATCGGAAGGAGTAGCCTAAATTCCTTTTTCATAGGAATATTCGAATTCTCAAAATTAGTTCTTTCTTATGTTCCTCATCTTGTCTTGGATTTTATCGTCTTGAGAAAGATCCGGCAAGCCACCGGAGGAATGTTAAAAGGTACGATCTCCGGCGGAGGGGCTCTTCCGATCCATGTGGACAAATTCTTCTTCAATATGGGAATACCGGTGTACGAAGGATATGGGATGACGGAGACTTCTCCCACTCTTGCAGTTCGCACCTTCGACAATTGTGTTCCCGGGACGGTAGGCCCTTTGTATCCTGGAACGGATCTGAGGATCCTAGATCCCAATACGCAAACCGTCCTTTTCTCTACGGAGAAGGACGGTCCGAAAGGTTATGGTAAGAAGGGCGAGATCCATGTGAAAGGAGATCAGGTCATGTCCGGATACTATTTAGATCCGGAAAATACCCGCAAGGTGTTACAGGATTCTTGGATGAATACAGGCGACCTAGGAATGATAACCTATAACGATTGTTTGAAGATCGTAGGAAGGACCAAGGAGACCATTGTGTTACTCGGTGGAGAGAATATAGAGCCGGTCCCGATCGAGAATATGCTCACTCAGTCGGAGTTGATCCTGCAGTGTATGGTAGTAGGACAGGATAAGAAATATTTGTCCGTACTCATCGTGCCTAATCCCGAATTCTTTCCGGAATACAAAGCGGGAGCCGGTTTCTCTTCTCAAGAAGAAGAATCTAAATGCGAGTTACGGATACAAACAGAGATCCGAAATTCTATCTCTGCCACAAACGGGTTCAAATCTTTCGAGAGAGTGGTGGACTTCCGGATCCTTCCGAAACCGTTCGAACCGGGAGACGAGCTCACTGCAAAATTGTCCGTGAAGCGACATGTGGTTTCTGAAAAATATTCCGGTCTGATCGAGGATATTTATGCGGATAAAAAAGCGGAAATGGTGAATCAATAAGGGAATAAAAAAAGCCGCGGGATCTAATGCGGCTTTTTCACTTCTCTAAGATCGGTCGATCTAGAAAGTAAACGTATTGGAGAGAACCACACCCATAAAGTCTTTCACTACTTCCGCAACCTCGTCCAACTTGATAGAATCTTGGTCTACAATTCTCTGGCCTACGGTGCCTAGGATAATGCTGATCAAGAGTCTGTTCAGGTTCGGGTTTGTGATACCTAGATGCTTCGTGATGATGGTGACGTATTCCTTCATCGCCTCAGCGATCAGTTGCTTTTCTTCCTCATGATTCTTTAATCTAGACACATCGCAGATAATATAGAGAAGATTTTGGAAATAGGTCTCTCTGTCTTTGACCATGGTAAAAAGAGCTTCTACTCTTTTCTCTATGGACTGAGTATCCTCTCCTTTAGAGTAAACCTGCAGCTCTTCGATATCCTTGTTCAGGACGTATTTTACGAGTTCTTTAAATATATCTTCTTTCGTGGAGAAGTAGTGGTAGAGGGTTCCCGTGGAAACATCCAACTCCGTTGCAATTTCCCTCATAGAAACCGCCGAATACCCGCGCCTGGCCAAAATATCCACACATTTGGAGAGGATCTCGGCTTTGTACTTTTCGTGATTTACGATTTTGGGCATTTCTTGCAGTCCTGAAATGAGTTTTTTCTATTTTTAATTTTCGCTAGTTCGAACCCCTGGTCCGAACTTAGGAGTCCGGACGCTTCCTTTTTCGGGGTAAGTTAATTATTTTATTTG encodes the following:
- a CDS encoding AMP-dependent synthetase/ligase, translated to MRTLADLFQGTKEKYGNSPAFFARDEAGEFRKTTFSELYELGLQLGTALTELNFPAGARAVILGDNRLEWIIADYAVVLSGGVDVPRGSDVTDADLSHIIPHSGSEIVFVENDLVLKKLYNNKDILKKVHSIILMDPKSKGTGSEYHLWELVEKGKRSRDNGNRDMESRISQIAEEDLFTLIYTSGTTGKPKGVPLSHKNIMSQINRVPLRLSPGEKVLSILPIWHIFERQFEMLCISVGAATYYSSVRTLKEDMRNVKPTFMASAPRLWESIYQGIIAIVAKSSPVKRTLFRAAIFFSNTVHSAKRWLSFQELDMIGRSSLNSFFIGIFEFSKLVLSYVPHLVLDFIVLRKIRQATGGMLKGTISGGGALPIHVDKFFFNMGIPVYEGYGMTETSPTLAVRTFDNCVPGTVGPLYPGTDLRILDPNTQTVLFSTEKDGPKGYGKKGEIHVKGDQVMSGYYLDPENTRKVLQDSWMNTGDLGMITYNDCLKIVGRTKETIVLLGGENIEPVPIENMLTQSELILQCMVVGQDKKYLSVLIVPNPEFFPEYKAGAGFSSQEEESKCELRIQTEIRNSISATNGFKSFERVVDFRILPKPFEPGDELTAKLSVKRHVVSEKYSGLIEDIYADKKAEMVNQ
- a CDS encoding TetR/AcrR family transcriptional regulator, translated to MPKIVNHEKYKAEILSKCVDILARRGYSAVSMREIATELDVSTGTLYHYFSTKEDIFKELVKYVLNKDIEELQVYSKGEDTQSIEKRVEALFTMVKDRETYFQNLLYIICDVSRLKNHEEEKQLIAEAMKEYVTIITKHLGITNPNLNRLLISIILGTVGQRIVDQDSIKLDEVAEVVKDFMGVVLSNTFTF
- a CDS encoding glycerol-3-phosphate dehydrogenase/oxidase, producing MSKISPKNNQTSALSSQVFDTLVIGGGITGATTLWDSSLRGLKAVLIEKNDFASGTTQATSKLIHGGLRYLKNAEFGLVRESLRERRILAKISPNALKTLGFVIPVYSSVEKWITHVGLGMYDQFSYDRNREISSDSWIPKYRFLSKEETILEAPSLPREGLKGGFLYYDYQNINPERHTCEFIFSAEKKGGLALNYTELIAISRQGEVYQAIVKDKRSGKSYPLFAKTIVNAAGPWADFVESLAGVGMDKVLVRSKGIHIVTRSLTVSKTIVLKKRDKTHMFVIPWRGKTIIGTTDTVFSDSPDHFKVTKSDIQGLLEEINYAYGYSDLTEADVDFYYGGMRPLVEDPGEKSDTYNASRKTEILDHKEKGLPGFFTALGGKYTTSRHLAEKITDKLCEFLPGSYHSCETTQVPLLTGEFSDHSSLVQSLAKKYPKLEGKYLETLASRYGSLAYEVLKLHKQGESSATLCNGETFSFSEIRYIASKEKIEKATDFFFRRSGVGVPGIPSAENLQAIMDELGKTLGWNPGRKKVETAEVVARYKF
- a CDS encoding helix-turn-helix domain-containing protein is translated as MGSFGLDIYSVYLIFGALFAGIWAAGILLSSASLGERIRFSFILIASSLWLLSGAAFISGWIFRLPFAFGIHLPFVFGIAPVLVLHFQITLLKENVSLLEILPHFIPSIFCFLLLIPYWTSGEEFQIRILESFGRSGEPYPLILAFLQIGPKISLLVYLIPLLFTYKMYFYKRKQDEGEENARRLFLLFLGLVSILIFAGLLGFLLRSTELIRGSMYGLPLLIVFAFLVSQREPTSLGIIGKSLREVRYKRSRLVGTDERTLRDRLEALMREEKIYADEDLTLGQLARELELTNHQLSEFLNNRLSMKFSDYINSWRIKEAKTLLLEETERSILSISESVGFNSKSAFNEAFKKFTDHTPSDYRKNAKRT